Proteins found in one Colletes latitarsis isolate SP2378_abdomen chromosome 8, iyColLati1, whole genome shotgun sequence genomic segment:
- the LOC143344250 gene encoding LOW QUALITY PROTEIN: guanylate cyclase 32E (The sequence of the model RefSeq protein was modified relative to this genomic sequence to represent the inferred CDS: inserted 2 bases in 1 codon; substituted 1 base at 1 genomic stop codon): MLLANVERACLLLTAIHVLLDKGAVAETFTLGYITGSKRRPGDLEYQRPGYRISGAISLAVEEVNAGELGRRGHKLDFLVAETYGEEETSILMTADLWTKNISGYIGPQETCIHEGRMAAAFNLPMISYFCTHRESSDKKEFPTFARTRPPDTQISKSVVSVLMAFNWTKVTFMYMNSTLFEFNKMSTIAKTILSSFEAAGVTVNFLRCWEEPYHVTHMTNPFHEHVSETYRETRIYVILGNYYEHMGLLMALDERKLLEKGEYWVVGVDIEQYDEKRPDKYFRGLWQKKTNSSILNAYRSYFSVVASAQIYSRNFTRLVNAYRQKPPFNFTNPLANVGGIVQIVPETAYLYDAVHLYERSLLKALDEGRDPRNGREMLATLYGVHYRSAMGYMVYMDENGDAEGNYTLIALDNRPTKGHGLYPIAYFVGKENGTNLPKLRLTREISWIGDGPPIAEPYCGYHGEKCNSHTGEIVGGIAGGFLLIIAAVILVLYRNWRYEQELDSLLWKVNYRDIQIKEQKDESMXRSTRRLPNAFPRXMLATTTQPIVRTSQVSLSSNPDADFRYSMIYTQIGVYKGRIFAVKKVRKKSIEITREMKKELKVMRDLRHDNLNAFIGACTDPPNICIVVEYCARGSLKDILENEDMKLDNMFMASLVGDIIRGMIYLHESVIKYHGSLSTSNCLVDSRWVVKLADFGLHEFKKDAECEPCDVMKRYHGTRPPISLLYRAPELLRSTKTLEPTARDYQRGDAYSFGIVLYELQGRHGPFGFTDLSDSEILKKVIAREPEVKPFRPPLDQLENCFHFVHECLKECWAEDPETRPDFKIIRNKLRPLRKGMKPNIFDNMMAMMEKYANNLEALVDERTDQLTEEKKKTDALLYEMLPRYVAEQLKRGHKVEAENFDCVTIYFSDIVGFTAMSAESTPLQVVDFLNDLYTCFDSTIENYDVYKVETIGDAYMVVSGLPIRNGIQHAGEIASMSLCLLDAVKQFTIRHRPLDKLQLRIGIHSGPVCAGVVGLKMPRYCLFGDTVNTASRMESTGSPLKIHCSGETKKLLDQLNGFSVVERGLVSMKGKGERLTYWLIGEDPILREERNTQRENRRSGCTKRKSTANNPLIPRSSLKNKSLVRSTFMRCSSESPKRLRFASSDQLDQKCSRTNGQLEAIVDNSPCKPKLSSTIKSSCSESWKSSSNSCPCVEKLCDQETRIDAQNLALQRLRSEAKNARNNWTIGNECYFPRPGTKSFRLGSTGFVQTTCRSAPSSPRHSTLILNCQKRAAQSNEEIDCWDATAPLIYYPGGRLD, from the exons ATGCTACTGGCAAACGTGGAGAGGGCTTGTCTATTATTAACGGCGATCCACGTTTTGCTCGATAAGGGCGCCGTCGCGGAGACCTTCACGCTTGGATACATCACCGGGTCGAAAAGACGTCCAGGGGACTTGGAGTATCAGCGTCCTGGTTACCGGATATCCGGCGCTATATCTCTCGCCGTGGAGGAG GTCAACGCGGGTGAACTCGGTCGACGCGGGCACAAGCTCGATTTTCTCGTCGCGGAAACTTATGGCGAGGAGGAGACCAGCATCCTGATGACCGCCGACCTGTGGACCAAGAATATCAGCGGTTACATCGGCCCCCAGgaaacctgtattcacgagggcAGAATGGCGGCGGCGTTCAACCTCCCCATGATATCTTAC TTCTGCACGCATCGGGAGTCCTCCGATAAAAAGGAGTTTCCCACGTTCGCGAGGACCAGACCGCCGGATACGCAGATCTCAAAGTCGGTCGTTTCCGTCTTGATGGCCTTCAACTGGACCAAA GTGACGTTCATGTACATGAATTCGACCCTGTTCGAGTTCAACAAGATGTCGACGATCGCTAAGACTATACTGTCGTCGTTCGAGGCGGCAGGTGTGACCGTCAACTTCCTCCGTTGCTGGGAAGAACCTTATCACGTCACTCACATGACCAATCCTTTCCACGAGCACGTCAGTGAGACGTACCGGGAGACGCGAA TTTACGTGATTCTAGGGAATTATTATGAGCACATGGGTCTCTTGATGGCTCTGGACGAAAGGAAGCTCTTGGAAAAAG GGGAATACTGGGTGGTCGGCGTGGATATCGAGCAGTACGACGAAAAACGACCGgacaaatattttcgaggtttgTGGCAGAAGAAAACGAACTCGTCCATCCTGAATGCGTACCGCAGCTACTTTAGCGTGGTTGCGTCCGCGCAGATCTACTCGAGAAACTTTACACGATTGGTGAACGCGTACAGGCAGAAGCCGCCCTTCAACTTCACCAACCCCCTCGCGAACGTCGGTGGAATCGTTCAG ATCGTGCCAGAGACGGCGTATCTATACGACGCGGTGCACCTCTACGAGAGATCGTTGCTAAAAGCGTTGGACGAGGGTCGGGATCCACGGAACGGCAGAGAAATGCTAGCGACGCTTTACGGCGTTCATTATCGCAGCGCTATGGG ATACATGGTATACATGGATGAAAACGGGGATGCGGAAGGTAATTACACTCTGATTGCGTTGGACAATCGACCGACTAAAGGACACGGTTTATATCCTATAGCGTACTTCGTGGGGAAAGAGAATGGCACCAATCTGCCC AAACTCCGATTGACGAGAGAAATTTCTTGGATCGGAGACGGACCACCGATCGCCGAGCCTTACTGCGGATACCACGGTGAAAAATGCAACT CTCATACGGGAGAGATCGTCGGTGGAATAGCCGGCGGGTTTTTGCTGATCATCGCGGCGGTGATCCTGGTGCTTTACAGGAACTGGAGGTACGAACAGGAACTGGATTctttactctggaaagtgaactACAGGGACATTCAAATCAAAGAACAGAAAGACGAGTCGAT ACGATCAACGAGGCGCCTACCAAATGCATTTCCAAGGTAAATGCTTGCA ACAACGACGCAACCCATCGTGAGGACAAGTCAAGTCTCCCTAAGCTCGAACCCCGACGCCGACTTTCGATATTCCATGATTTACACGCAAATAGGCGTCTACAAGGGGCGGATATTCGCCGTGAAGAAGGTCCGGAAGAAATCGATCGAGATCACGCGCGAAATGAAGAAAGAGCTGAAAGTG ATGCGTGACTTACGGCACGACAATTTGAACGCGTTCATCGGCGCGTGCACCGATCCTCCGAACATATGCATCGTCGTCGAATATTGTGCACGAGGCAGTCTAAAG GACATTTTGGAAAACGAGGACATGAAGCTGGATAATATGTTCATGGCGTCGCTGGTTGGCGACATCATCAGA GGTATGATCTACCTCCACGAGTCCGTCATAAAGTATCACGGCTCACTGAGTACATCGAACTGCCTGGTAGATTCCCGATGGGTCGTAAAACTGGCGGATTTTGGGCTACACGAGTTCAAAAAGGACGCAGAGTGCGAACCGTGCGACGTCATGAAAAGATATCACGGTACACGACCACCCATCA GCTTGTTGTATCGTGCGCCCGAACTGTTACGATCGACCAAAACCCTAGAGCCGACGGCTCGAGATTACCAAAGAGGAGACGCTTATTCCTTTGGAATCGTTTTGTACGAGCTTCAAGGCCGACACGGTCCCTTTGGATTCACAGACTTGTCAGACTCGGAGATATTGAAAAAAGTAATCGCAAGAGAGCCGGAGGTGAAGCCGTTCAG ACCACCGCTGGACCAGCTGGAGAACTGTTTCCACTTTGTGCACGAGTGTCTGAAAGAGTGCTGGGCCGAAGATCCCGAGACACGTCCAGACTTCAAGATTATAAGGAACAAGCTCAGGCCGTTGAGGAAGGGCAT GAAGCCCAACATATTCGACAATATGATGGCCATGATGGAGAAGTATGCAAATAATCTGGAAGCCTTAGTGGACGAACGAACGGACCAACTAAcggaggaaaagaaaaagaCAG ATGCTTTATTGTACGAAATGCTGCCGCGTTACGTTGCCGAGCAACTGAAACGGGGCCATAAAGTGGAGGCGGAGAATTTTGACTGCGTTACCATTTATTTTAGCGACATCGTTGGGTTCACTGCCATGTCTGCCGAAAGCACTCCGTTGCAG GTGGTGGACTTCCTGAACGACCTATATACCTGCTTCGACTCGACGATAGAGAATTACGACGTATACAAAGTAGAAACTATCGGGGACGCTTATATGGTG GTGAGTGGGCTGCCGATACGAAACGGCATTCAGCACGCGGGAGAAATTGCCAGCATGTCCTTGTGCCTCCTAGACGCAGTTAAGCAATTCACCATTCGACACAGGCCCCTCGACAAGCTGCAGCTGCGAATTGGTATACATTCCG GCCCCGTCTGCGCTGGCGTCGTGGGCCTAAAAATGCCCCGTTACTGTCTATTCGGCGACACGGTGAACACCGCCAGTCGCATGGAATCCACGGGATCGC CGCTGAAAATTCACTGCAGCGGCGAGACAAAGAAACTGCTGGACCAGCTGAACGGATTCAGCGTGGTGGAACGGGGCCTGGTCTCCATGAAAGGAAAAGGCGAACGTTTGACGTACTGGCTGATCGGCGAGGATCCGATTTTGAGGGAGGAGCGGAACACGCAACGCGAGAACCGACGCAGCGGCTGCACCAAGAGGAAGAGCACCGCGAACAACCCTCTGATACCGCGAAGCTCCCTCAAGAACAAGTCTCTGGTAAGGTCCACCTTCATGAGGTGCTCTAGCGAGTCGCCGAAACGACTGCGGTTCGCCAGCTCCGATCAGCTGGACCAGAAGTGTTCGAGGACCAACGGTCAACTGGAGGCCATAGTCGACAACAGCCCCTGCAAGCCGAAGCTGTCCTCCACGATCAAATCCTCGTGCTCGGAGAGCTGGAAATCATCCAGCAACTCCTGCCCCTGCGTGGAGAAGCTGTGCGATCAGGAGACGCGGATCGACGCGCAGAATCTAGCGCTGCAGAGGCTCCGATCCGAGGCGAAGAACGCGCGGAACAATTGGACGATCGGGAACGAGTGCTATTTCCCACGACCGGGAACCAAAAGCTTCCGCCTCGGATCGACCGGGTTCGTTCAGACGACCTGCAGGTCGGCGCCCAGCAGTCCGAGGCACAGCACTCTGATCCTGAACTGCCAGAAGAGAGCAGCGCAGTCCAACGAGGAGATCGACTGCTGGGACGCCACCGCGCCCCTGATTTACTATCCGGGAGGCCGGTTGGATTAG